The Pyrus communis chromosome 2, drPyrComm1.1, whole genome shotgun sequence genome includes a window with the following:
- the LOC137721709 gene encoding uncharacterized protein produces the protein MDLSHLYYVHPSDHPGHILVSEKLNGTNYSSWSKSMLHALRAKNKIGFIDGSLQPPSEDKQPGDYALWARCNSMILSWISNSVESHLSNRVVHATFAYKIWEDFKHQFSQQNTPTIYQIQKQIASLSQGSMTVSAYFTELKHLWTQLDAYEDPVICNLMVMDKHHEQREQYRIMQFLMGLNDVHDTVRTSILMMTPLPNIHQTYSFVSNHEQQRQLTSEQHQQSPSDNFSLATAAQTRNSTQRCDHCNREGHTIDNCRTLKYHCSFCDKRGHTDDRCKIKNGTWVPNPNRGHGNKNGRQQRGPSSRPVHAAHAT, from the coding sequence ATGGATTTATCACATCTATACTACGTTCACCCTTCAGATCACCCTGGCCATATCCttgtttctgaaaaactgaatgGCACTAATTATTCCTCCTGGAGCAAGTCCATGCTCCATGCTTTACGTGCTAAAAATAAAATCGGGTTCATCGATGGTTCCCTTCAACCCCCTTCGGAAGATAAACAACCAGGAGACTATGCCTTATGGGCACGCTGCAACAGCATGATCCTATCATGGATCTCCAACTCAGTCGAATCTCATCTCTCTAACAGAGTTGTTCATGCCACATTTGCGTACAAGATTTGGGAAGATTTCAAGCATCAGTTTTCCCAGCAAAACACACCAACAATTTACCAAATCCAGAAACAGATTGCCTCTCTGTCTCAAGGCTCCATGACTGTCTCAGCATACTTTACTGAACTTAAGCATCTCTGGACCCAACTCGATGCTTATGAAGACCCCGTCATCTGTAACCTGATGGTGATGGATAAGCATCATGAGCAACGAGAACAGTACCGGATTATGCAATTTCTTATGGGTCTTAACGACGTTCACGACACCGTTCGCACTAGCATCCTCATGATGACACCATTGCCCAATATTCATCAAACTTATTCCTTTGTCAGCAATCATGAGCAACAACGTCAGTTGACATCAGAACAACATCAACAATCGCCATCTGATAATTTTTCCCTTGCTACCGCAGCACAGACCCGCAACTCTACCCAACGCTGTGATCATTGTAACCGAGAGGGACACACCATCGACAATTGCCGTACTCTGAAATACCATTGCAGTTTCTGTGACAAACGGGGACATACAGATGATAGATGCAAGATTAAGAATGGCACGTGGGTCCCTAACCCTAATAGAGGACACGGCAACAAAAACGGTCGACAGCAAAGAGGCCCTTCCTCACGTCCCGTGCATGCCGCTCATGCAACATAA
- the LOC137725856 gene encoding G-type lectin S-receptor-like serine/threonine-protein kinase At1g61480: MNSSMFFLFFLSLLLTQHYCAEVYNITSLQPLAQGQTLVSPSHIFELGFFSPNNSENKYVGIWHKNIFPHKVVWVANREKPLAVADALASLAINNGKLELVDGKRKSIWSINIPESSYSSAAVLLDTGNLVVADDMGAQLWKSFDYPGDTFLPGMLIGFDSESGKRHVLTAWKNLNDPSRGLFLVELAPQIPAQIFLQINGSTPYWRSGPWDKSKFIGIPEMDDQYLSGHMVLDYEQQGAASFFYSSAYNKNLVYMDISSNGRLKTMESEHGENWRINWEAQKTPCDYYGTCGPFGVCKAADSLTAPICKCLKGFVPKSLEEWSKGNMTGGCVRKAKLFCESNTSQPIASGGKEDGFQKIESVNPPDFHEYIVNMDSQGCRTQCQNNCSCLAHAYVTNIGCLFWSQDLIDIQQFSTGGVDLFIRLADAEFGEEKQTKLIVSLTSICFISIAAVVFGLRRLHAKQKGNIKVTTMRIELNDTTKNSRDTLEELIRKHDPSELIIYDFDSILIATSNFSINNKLGGGGFGPVYKGKLQEGKEIAVKRLSSSSGQGIEEFKNEVMLISKLQHKNLVRIMGCCIKDDEKLLIYEFMPNRSLDTLLFDPMRRAVLDWAKRFNIIQGVARGLLYLHHDSCLKVIHRDLKVSNILLDENMNPKISDFGLARIVQGTHNLENTQKVVGTLGYMSPEYAMRGIFSEKSDVYSFGVLLLEIIAGRKNTSSFYKEQELGILAYAWNLWNEGKGLDFVDEVLEDSYSASEVMRCMHIGLLCVQNNAADRPTIADVVFMLRSETDRAQPKQPTFTFQNSLSDIQPHHNHVWSANEVTISLLEGR; the protein is encoded by the exons ATGAATTCCTCCATGTTCTTCCTATTCTTCTTAAGCTTGCTTCTGACGCAGCATTATTGTGCTGAGGTATATAACATAACTTCTTTGCAACCATTAGCGCAGGGACAAACTCTTGTCTCCCCCAGCCACATTTTCGAATTGGGTTTCTTCAGTCCCAACAATTCCGAAAATAAGTATGTGGGAATATGGCACAAGAATATTTTTCCTCACAAAGTTGTGTGGGTTGCCAACAGAGAAAAGCCTCTTGCAGTTGCAGACGCATTGGCTAGTTTAGCAATTAACAATGGGAAACTTGAGCTTGTAGATGGGAAACGGAAATCTATATGGTCAATCAATATTCCGGAGTCATCATATAGCTCAGCTGCAGTTCTTTTAGACACTGGAAACCTCGTTGTTGCGGATGATATGGGAGCTCAATTATGGAAGAGCTTTGATTATCCTGGTGACACATTTCTTCCTGGAATGTTGATTGGATTTGATAGTGAATCTGGAAAGCGGCATGTCTTGACTGCCTGGAAAAATTTGAACGATCCATCAAGAGGGTTATTCTTGGTTGAATTGGCACCACAGATCCCAGCTCAGATATTCCTTCAGATTAACGGATCAACGCCCTACTGGAGAAGCGGTCCATGGGATAAATCAAAGTTCATAGGCATACCCGAAATGGATGATCAATATCTTAGTGGTCATATGGTGCTTGATTATGAGCAACAGGGAGCAGCGTCCTTTTTCTATAGTAGTGCATATAACAAAAATTTGGTATATATGGATATCTCTTCGAACGGTAGACTAAAGACTATGGAATCGGAACATGGTGAGAACTGGCGTATTAACTGGGAGGCCCAAAAGACTCCATGCGACTATTACGGAACATGTGGACCTTTTGGGGTTTGCAAAGCTGCTGATTCTCTAACAGCTCCAATCTGCAAGTGTTTGAAAGGGTTCGTACCCAAGTCACTTGAGGAATGGAGTAAGGGAAACATGACAGGAGGGTGCGTGAGGAAAGCCAAATTGTTTTGTGAGAGTAACACAAGTCAGCCAATTGCTTCAGGAGGAAAAGAAGACGGGTTTCAAAAAATAGAAAGCGTAAACCCACCAGATTTTCATGAATATATTGTGAATATGGATTCCCAAGGCTGCAGGACGCAGTGCCAAAATAATTGTTCTTGCCTGGCTCATGCATATGTTACCAATATAGGTTGTTTATTCTGGTCCCAGGACCTTATAGATATTCAACAGTTTTCCACTGGTGGAGTAGATCTTTTTATTCGCCTAGCAGATGCCGAATTTG GTGAAGAAAAGCAAACAAAGTTAATTGTCAGCCTTACATCTATATGTTTTATCAGTATCGCTGCAGTAGTGTTCGGTTTGCGCAGGTTACACGCTAAACAAAAGG GAAACATCAAAGTAACAACAATGCGCATTGAATTGAATGACACGACTAAGAATTCAAGGGACACTCTCGAAGAACTTATAAGAAAACATGATCCATCAGAGCTTATAATCTATGATTTTGATAGCATATTAATTGCTACCAGCAATTTCAGCATCAACAACAAACTTGGGGGAGGAGGATTTGGCCCTGTTTACAAG GGAAAGCTACAAGAAGGGAAGGAAATAGCAGTAAAAAGACTGTCTAGTAGCTCGGGGCAAGGCATagaagaattcaagaatgaagtGATGTTGATCTCTAAACTCCAACATAAAAATCTTGTTAGGATCATGGGTTGCTGCATTAAAGATGACGAGAAGTTACTGATTTATGAGTTCATGCCAAACAGAAGCTTGGATACTCTTCTATTCG ATCCAATGAGAAGAGCAGTGCTTGATTGGGCTAAACGCTTCAATATTATTCAAGGTGTCGCTAGAGGACTTCTTTATCTCCATCATGATTCCTGTTTGAAGGTAATACATAGAGATTTGAAGGTCAGTAATATTCTCTTGGACGAGAACATGAACCcgaaaatttcagattttggaCTGGCACGCATCGTTCAAGGGACGCATAATTTAGAAAACACTCAGAAGGTGGTGGGAACTCT TGGCTATATGTCTCCAGAGTACGCCATGAGAGGGATATTTTCTGAAAAATCTGATGTCTATAGCTTTGGGGTCTTGCTATTGGAGATTATCGCCGGCAGAAAGAATACCAGCTCCTTTTACAAGGAACAAGAGCTAGGTATCCTAGCTTAT GCATGGAACTTATGGAATGAAGGCAAGGGATTGGACTTTGTAGATGAAGTATTGGAAGATTCATATTCGGCATCAGAAGTGATGAGATGCATGCATATCGGGCTTCTTTGCGTGCAAAACAATGCTGCAGATAGGCCAACCATTGCAGATGTGGTTTTCATGCTAAGGAGTGAGACAGATCGTGCGCAGCCTAAGCAGCCTACATTCACCTTCCAAAACTCTCTATCTGATATTCAACCACACCATAACCATGTTTGGTCTGCAAATGAAGTCACCATATCACTTCTCGAAGGACGATAG